From a region of the Zingiber officinale cultivar Zhangliang chromosome 4B, Zo_v1.1, whole genome shotgun sequence genome:
- the LOC121975233 gene encoding probable cellulose synthase A catalytic subunit 5 [UDP-forming] isoform X1, giving the protein MEASAGLVAGSHNRNELVVIRRDGESGPRPLQQLSGQVCQICGDDVGLTVGGDLFVACNECAFPICRTCYEYERREGNQVCPQCKTRFKRLKGCPRVPGDEEEDDVDDLEHEFDWGDDHDSQYLAEAMLHSRMSYGRHGDINNPHVVRPMPQVPLLTNGEMVDDIPPEQHALVPSFMGGGGKRIHPLPFPDHNVPVQPRSMDPSKDLASYGYGSVAWKERMETWKQKQEKFQMARSNGGDKGWDNNNDESDLPLMDEARQPLSRKLPIPSSKINPYRMIILIRLVVAGFFFHYRITNPAKDAYPLWLISVICEIWFALSWILDQFPKWLPIERETYLDRLSLRYEKEGQPSQLAPMDIFVSTVDPMKEPPLITANTVLSILAVDYPVEKVSCYVSDDGAAMLTFEALSETSEFAKKWVPFCKKFNIEPRAPEWYFQQKIDYLKDKVHPSFVKERRAMKREYEEFKVRINGLVAKAQKVPEEGWTMQDGTLWPGNNVRDHPGMIQVFLGQSGGHDVDGNELPRLVYVSREKRPGFNHHKKAGAMNALVRVSAVLTNAPYLLNVDCDHYFNNSKAIREAMCFMMDPLVGKRVCYVQFPQRFDGIDRHDRYANRNIVFFDINMKGLDGIQGPIYVGTGCAFRRQALYGTDAPKKKKPPNRTCNCWPKWCCCFCCCTGSRKKSTKSKQEKKRSGSKSIEIAGPAHTLEGIEEGVRSNEIQKQNMTVEQKLEKKFGQSPVFVASTLLENGGTLKGATPSSLLKEAIHVISCGYEDKTDWGKEIGWIYGSVTEDILTGFKMHCHGWRSIYCVPSRTAFKGSAPLNLSDRLHQVLRWALGSVEIFLSKHCPLWYGYGGGLKWLERMSYINATIYPWTSIPLLAYCTLPAVCLLTGKFITPELSNVASLWFLSLFICIFATSILEMRWSGVAIDDWWRNEQFWVIGGVSAHLFAVFQGLLKVLAGIDTNFTVTSKAGDDEEFSELYTFKWTTLLIPPTTLLIVNFIGVVAGVSNAINNGYESWGPLFGKLFFSFWVIVHLYPFLKGLVGRQNRTPTIVIVWSILLASIFSLLWVRIDPFLPKSDGPLLEECGLDCN; this is encoded by the exons ATGGAGGCGAGCGCGGGGCTGGTCGCTGGCTCTCACAACCGCAACGAGCTCGTCGTCATCCGCCGTGATGGGGAATCGGGG CCAAGGCCGCTGCAACAGCTGAGTGGGCAGGTCTGCCAGATCTGCGGCGACGACGTTGGCCTCACCGTCGGTGGTGATCTCTTCGTCGCCTGCAACGAGTGCGCGTTCCCCATTTGCAGGACTTGCTATGAGTACGAACGCCGGGAGGGGAACCAAGTCTGCCCTCAGTGCAAAACAAGGTTCAAGCGGCTCAAAg GGTGCCCGCGTGTGCCTGGTGATGAGGAAGAGGATGATGTTGATGATCTCGAACATGAGTTTGACTGGGGAGATGATCATGACTCACAATACTTGGCGGAGGCCATGCTACACAGCCGCATGAGCTACGGTCGACATGGTGACATAAACAACCCTCATGTGGTTCGTCCTATGCCACAAGTCCCTCTTCTCACCAATGGAGAGATG GTCGATGACATTCCTCCAGAGCAGCATGCTCTTGTTCCTTCTTTCATGGGTGGTGGAGGGAAAAGGATTCATCCTCTTCCCTTTCCCGATCACAATGTTCCAG TGCAACCTAGATCCATGGACCCTTCAAAGGATCTTGCTTCTTATGGATATGGGAGTGTGGCATGGAAGGAGCGGATGGAGACATGGAAGCAAAAGCAAGAGAAATTTCAGATGGCCAGGAGCAACGGCGGTGATAAAGGCTGGGATAATAATAATGATGAATCTGATTTACCATT AATGGATGAAGCTAGGCAACCATTGTCAAGAAAGCTACCGATCCCTTCTAGCAAAATAAACCCATACAGAATGATCATCTTAATTCGACTTGTAGTTGCTGGGTTTTTCTTCCATTATCGGATTACCAACCCTGCGAAAGATGCATATCCATTGTGGCTCATATCAGTCATCTGCGAAATCTGGTTtgccttgtcttggattcttgATCAGTTTCCCAAGTGGCTTCCAATAGAGAGGGAAACTTATCTTGATAGGTTGTCCTTGAG GTATGAAAAAGAAGGGCAACCTTCTCAATTGGCTCCAATGGACATATTTGTGAGTACAGTTGATCCAATGAAGGAACCCCCTTTAATCACTGCAAACACTGTTCTCTCGATCCTTGCTGTGGACTATCCAGTGGAAAAAGTATCCTGCTATGTCTCAGATGATGGTGCTGCTATGCTGACATTTGAAGCATTATCTGAAACATCTGAGTTTGCAAAGAAATGGGTTCCATTTTGCAAGAAATTCAATATAGAGCCACGTGCACCAGAGTGGTATTTTCAGCAGAAGATAGATTATCTGAAGGATAAGGTTCATCCTTCATTTGTAAAGGAAAGAAGAGCAATGAAG AGAGAATACGAGGAATTTAAGGTACGAATAAATGGCCTCGTTGCAAAAGCACAAAAGGTACCTGAAGAAGGGTGGACAATGCAGGATGGAACACTATGGCCTGGAAATAATGTCCGCGATCATCCAGGCATGATTCAG GTCTTCTTGGGGCAAAGTGGTGGGCATGATGTCGATGGGAATGAACTTCCGCGCTTGGTTTATGTCTCAAGAGAAAAGAGACCTGGTTTCAATCATCATAAAAAGGCTGGAGCCATGAATGCTTTG GTCCGAGTCTCCGCCGTACTTACAAATGCACCTTATCTGCTGAATGTCGATTGTGATCATTACTTCAACAACAGCAAGGCAATACGAGAAGCAATGTGTTTTATGATGGATCCACTTGTGGGAAAGAGAGTATGCTATGTGCAGTTTCCTCAGAGGTTCGATGGTATTGATCGACATGATCGATATGCTAATCGGAACATTGTGTTTTTTGAT ATCAATATGAAAGGTTTGGATGGGATTCAAGGACCTATTTATGTCGGCACTGGATGTGCTTTCAGAAGACAAGCGTTATATGGAACTGATGCTCCGAAGAAAAAGAAGCCCCCAAATAGGACTTGCAATTGCTGGCCTAAATGGTGCTGCTGTTTTTGCTGCTGCACTGGTAGCAGGAAGAAGTCAACAAAAAGTAAGCAGGAAAAGAAAAGGTCTGGTTCTAAAAGTATTGAGATTGCAGGACCAGCACATACTCTCGAAGGCATCGAAGAAGGTGTTAGAA GCAATGAGATTCAAAAACAAAATATGACAGTTGAGCAGAAGTTGGAAAAGAAATTTGGGCAGTCTCCTGTTTTTGTTGCATCTACTCTCCTAGAGAATGGCGGAACGCTGAAAGGTGCTACTCCATCTTCTTTGTTAAAGGAAGCTATTCATGTTATTAGCTGTGGCTACGAAGACAAGACAGACTGGGGAAAAGAG ATTGGGTGGATCTATGGTTCTGTTACTGAAGATATATTGACTGGTTTCAAGATGCATTGCCATGGGTGGAGGTCTATCTATTGTGTGCCGTCAAGAACTGCATTCAAAGGTTCCGCACCTCTTAATCTTTCGGACCGTCTTCACCAGGTTCTTAGGTGGGCACTTGGTTCCGTCGAAATTTTCTTGAGCAAGCACTGCCCTCTATGGTATGGATACGGAGGCGGGCTTAAATGGTTGGAAAGGATGTCATATATCAATGCTACCATCTACCCCTGGACATCAATTCCTCTTTTGGCATATTGTACCTTGCCTGCTGTTTGCTTGCTCACTGGAAAATTTATCACCCCAGAG CTCTCTAATGTAGCAAGTCTTTGGTTCTTGTCacttttcatttgtatctttgcGACGAGCATCCTTGAAATGAGATGGAGTGGCGTTGCCATTGATGACTGGTGGAGAAATGAACAATTTTGGGTTATTGGAGGCGTTTCCGCGCATCTGTTTGCTGTGTTTCAGGGACTTCTAAAGGTTCTCGCTGGTATAGACACCAATTTCACTGTGACTTCAAAGGCTGGTGATGATGAAGAATTCTCCGAGTTATACACGTTCAAGTGGACCACATTGCTCATCCCTCCCACAACATTGCTCATTGTGAACTTCATCGGTGTCGTAGCTGGTGTCTCTAACGCGATAAACAATGGATATGAATCCTGGGGGCCTTTGTTCGGGAAACTCTTTTTCTCCTTCTGGGTGATCGTGCACCTCTATCCTTTCCTCAAAGGTCTCGTCGGGCGCCAAAACAGGACACCAACAATTGTTATTGTCTGGTCCATTCTCCTTGCATCGATCTTCTCATTGCTCTGGGTACGAATCGATCCGTTCTTGCCAAAATCAGATGGTCCACTCCTGGAGGAATGTGGATTAGACTGCAACTGA
- the LOC121975233 gene encoding probable cellulose synthase A catalytic subunit 5 [UDP-forming] isoform X2 yields MEASAGLVAGSHNRNELVVIRRDGESGPRPLQQLSGQVCQICGDDVGLTVGGDLFVACNECAFPICRTCYEYERREGNQVCPQCKTRFKRLKGCPRVPGDEEEDDVDDLEHEFDWGDDHDSQYLAEAMLHSRMSYGRHGDINNPHVVRPMPQVPLLTNGEMVDDIPPEQHALVPSFMGGGGKRIHPLPFPDHNVPVQPRSMDPSKDLASYGYGSVAWKERMETWKQKQEKFQMARSNGGDKGWDNNNDESDLPLMDEARQPLSRKLPIPSSKINPYRMIILIRLVVAGFFFHYRITNPAKDAYPLWLISVICEIWFALSWILDQFPKWLPIERETYLDRLSLRYEKEGQPSQLAPMDIFVSTVDPMKEPPLITANTVLSILAVDYPVEKVSCYVSDDGAAMLTFEALSETSEFAKKWVPFCKKFNIEPRAPEWYFQQKIDYLKDKVHPSFVKERRAMKREYEEFKVRINGLVAKAQKVPEEGWTMQDGTLWPGNNVRDHPGMIQVFLGQSGGHDVDGNELPRLVYVSREKRPGFNHHKKAGAMNALVRVSAVLTNAPYLLNVDCDHYFNNSKAIREAMCFMMDPLVGKRVCYVQFPQRFDGIDRHDRYANRNIVFFDINMKGLDGIQGPIYVGTGCAFRRQALYGTDAPKKKKPPNRTCNCWPKWCCCFCCCTGSRKKSTKSKQEKKRSGSKSIEIAGPAHTLEGIEEGNEIQKQNMTVEQKLEKKFGQSPVFVASTLLENGGTLKGATPSSLLKEAIHVISCGYEDKTDWGKEIGWIYGSVTEDILTGFKMHCHGWRSIYCVPSRTAFKGSAPLNLSDRLHQVLRWALGSVEIFLSKHCPLWYGYGGGLKWLERMSYINATIYPWTSIPLLAYCTLPAVCLLTGKFITPELSNVASLWFLSLFICIFATSILEMRWSGVAIDDWWRNEQFWVIGGVSAHLFAVFQGLLKVLAGIDTNFTVTSKAGDDEEFSELYTFKWTTLLIPPTTLLIVNFIGVVAGVSNAINNGYESWGPLFGKLFFSFWVIVHLYPFLKGLVGRQNRTPTIVIVWSILLASIFSLLWVRIDPFLPKSDGPLLEECGLDCN; encoded by the exons ATGGAGGCGAGCGCGGGGCTGGTCGCTGGCTCTCACAACCGCAACGAGCTCGTCGTCATCCGCCGTGATGGGGAATCGGGG CCAAGGCCGCTGCAACAGCTGAGTGGGCAGGTCTGCCAGATCTGCGGCGACGACGTTGGCCTCACCGTCGGTGGTGATCTCTTCGTCGCCTGCAACGAGTGCGCGTTCCCCATTTGCAGGACTTGCTATGAGTACGAACGCCGGGAGGGGAACCAAGTCTGCCCTCAGTGCAAAACAAGGTTCAAGCGGCTCAAAg GGTGCCCGCGTGTGCCTGGTGATGAGGAAGAGGATGATGTTGATGATCTCGAACATGAGTTTGACTGGGGAGATGATCATGACTCACAATACTTGGCGGAGGCCATGCTACACAGCCGCATGAGCTACGGTCGACATGGTGACATAAACAACCCTCATGTGGTTCGTCCTATGCCACAAGTCCCTCTTCTCACCAATGGAGAGATG GTCGATGACATTCCTCCAGAGCAGCATGCTCTTGTTCCTTCTTTCATGGGTGGTGGAGGGAAAAGGATTCATCCTCTTCCCTTTCCCGATCACAATGTTCCAG TGCAACCTAGATCCATGGACCCTTCAAAGGATCTTGCTTCTTATGGATATGGGAGTGTGGCATGGAAGGAGCGGATGGAGACATGGAAGCAAAAGCAAGAGAAATTTCAGATGGCCAGGAGCAACGGCGGTGATAAAGGCTGGGATAATAATAATGATGAATCTGATTTACCATT AATGGATGAAGCTAGGCAACCATTGTCAAGAAAGCTACCGATCCCTTCTAGCAAAATAAACCCATACAGAATGATCATCTTAATTCGACTTGTAGTTGCTGGGTTTTTCTTCCATTATCGGATTACCAACCCTGCGAAAGATGCATATCCATTGTGGCTCATATCAGTCATCTGCGAAATCTGGTTtgccttgtcttggattcttgATCAGTTTCCCAAGTGGCTTCCAATAGAGAGGGAAACTTATCTTGATAGGTTGTCCTTGAG GTATGAAAAAGAAGGGCAACCTTCTCAATTGGCTCCAATGGACATATTTGTGAGTACAGTTGATCCAATGAAGGAACCCCCTTTAATCACTGCAAACACTGTTCTCTCGATCCTTGCTGTGGACTATCCAGTGGAAAAAGTATCCTGCTATGTCTCAGATGATGGTGCTGCTATGCTGACATTTGAAGCATTATCTGAAACATCTGAGTTTGCAAAGAAATGGGTTCCATTTTGCAAGAAATTCAATATAGAGCCACGTGCACCAGAGTGGTATTTTCAGCAGAAGATAGATTATCTGAAGGATAAGGTTCATCCTTCATTTGTAAAGGAAAGAAGAGCAATGAAG AGAGAATACGAGGAATTTAAGGTACGAATAAATGGCCTCGTTGCAAAAGCACAAAAGGTACCTGAAGAAGGGTGGACAATGCAGGATGGAACACTATGGCCTGGAAATAATGTCCGCGATCATCCAGGCATGATTCAG GTCTTCTTGGGGCAAAGTGGTGGGCATGATGTCGATGGGAATGAACTTCCGCGCTTGGTTTATGTCTCAAGAGAAAAGAGACCTGGTTTCAATCATCATAAAAAGGCTGGAGCCATGAATGCTTTG GTCCGAGTCTCCGCCGTACTTACAAATGCACCTTATCTGCTGAATGTCGATTGTGATCATTACTTCAACAACAGCAAGGCAATACGAGAAGCAATGTGTTTTATGATGGATCCACTTGTGGGAAAGAGAGTATGCTATGTGCAGTTTCCTCAGAGGTTCGATGGTATTGATCGACATGATCGATATGCTAATCGGAACATTGTGTTTTTTGAT ATCAATATGAAAGGTTTGGATGGGATTCAAGGACCTATTTATGTCGGCACTGGATGTGCTTTCAGAAGACAAGCGTTATATGGAACTGATGCTCCGAAGAAAAAGAAGCCCCCAAATAGGACTTGCAATTGCTGGCCTAAATGGTGCTGCTGTTTTTGCTGCTGCACTGGTAGCAGGAAGAAGTCAACAAAAAGTAAGCAGGAAAAGAAAAGGTCTGGTTCTAAAAGTATTGAGATTGCAGGACCAGCACATACTCTCGAAGGCATCGAAGAAG GCAATGAGATTCAAAAACAAAATATGACAGTTGAGCAGAAGTTGGAAAAGAAATTTGGGCAGTCTCCTGTTTTTGTTGCATCTACTCTCCTAGAGAATGGCGGAACGCTGAAAGGTGCTACTCCATCTTCTTTGTTAAAGGAAGCTATTCATGTTATTAGCTGTGGCTACGAAGACAAGACAGACTGGGGAAAAGAG ATTGGGTGGATCTATGGTTCTGTTACTGAAGATATATTGACTGGTTTCAAGATGCATTGCCATGGGTGGAGGTCTATCTATTGTGTGCCGTCAAGAACTGCATTCAAAGGTTCCGCACCTCTTAATCTTTCGGACCGTCTTCACCAGGTTCTTAGGTGGGCACTTGGTTCCGTCGAAATTTTCTTGAGCAAGCACTGCCCTCTATGGTATGGATACGGAGGCGGGCTTAAATGGTTGGAAAGGATGTCATATATCAATGCTACCATCTACCCCTGGACATCAATTCCTCTTTTGGCATATTGTACCTTGCCTGCTGTTTGCTTGCTCACTGGAAAATTTATCACCCCAGAG CTCTCTAATGTAGCAAGTCTTTGGTTCTTGTCacttttcatttgtatctttgcGACGAGCATCCTTGAAATGAGATGGAGTGGCGTTGCCATTGATGACTGGTGGAGAAATGAACAATTTTGGGTTATTGGAGGCGTTTCCGCGCATCTGTTTGCTGTGTTTCAGGGACTTCTAAAGGTTCTCGCTGGTATAGACACCAATTTCACTGTGACTTCAAAGGCTGGTGATGATGAAGAATTCTCCGAGTTATACACGTTCAAGTGGACCACATTGCTCATCCCTCCCACAACATTGCTCATTGTGAACTTCATCGGTGTCGTAGCTGGTGTCTCTAACGCGATAAACAATGGATATGAATCCTGGGGGCCTTTGTTCGGGAAACTCTTTTTCTCCTTCTGGGTGATCGTGCACCTCTATCCTTTCCTCAAAGGTCTCGTCGGGCGCCAAAACAGGACACCAACAATTGTTATTGTCTGGTCCATTCTCCTTGCATCGATCTTCTCATTGCTCTGGGTACGAATCGATCCGTTCTTGCCAAAATCAGATGGTCCACTCCTGGAGGAATGTGGATTAGACTGCAACTGA
- the LOC121975234 gene encoding UPF0496 protein At3g19330-like: MNCFSGRSRGGHPQSAPSPATTGSGEEEEQEQEGEGINGQSHRRHRSTDRSPLSDRGATTTSAAASAAVSPASATINLSTAYMHAVNTNSYKEIWYTIHRHHSEEGEASHSAGTPSPDGLIERVLQPDRASIEEALRGATPNHLTRLISDYFDSSENTSLVCLSLRRIVDRARAMYAPIGELIDLLPSADGHHAFLTHHQCDWAFDRLLEFDLCGNPFPVPSSSEESSFHGMRGCFSNLKQQLDLRLFKARRKRRLAYRATRGIGAGLILFTVGLAVAGAVLATHAIVVIMVGPSIVIGGCLPTRDLRGGSRPRQRDYMAQLDAASRGAYVLNNDLETIERLVARLHANVESDRDLVRLGLESGRGQQHQIEEVLRQFRRNHPSFLNQLEDLEEHICCFLASINSSRSLLLRQIQHQPPPP, encoded by the exons ATGAATTGCTTCAGCGGCAGATCAAGAGGAGGGCATCCCCAATCTGCTCCATCACCGGCCACTACAG GTTCCGGCGAGGAGGAGGAGCAGGAGCAAGAAGGTGAAGGGATCAATGGGCAGAGTCACCGTCGGCATCGGAGTACGGATCGCAGCCCCCTCTCCGATCGTGGTGCCACGACGACGTCTGCAGCGGCATCCGCCGCCGTCTCACCCGCCTCTGCTACCATCAACCTCAGCACCGCGTATATGCATGCTGTCAACACCAACTCCTACAAGGAGATATGGTATACGATTCACCGCCATCATTCGGAGGAGGGGGAGGCGAGTCACTCGGCCGGAACGCCGTCGCCGGACGGCTTGATTGAGCGCGTCCTTCAGCCGGATCGGGCCTCCATCGAGGAAGCCCTTCGCGGCGCGACACCCAATCACCTGACCCGCCTCATTTCTGACTACTTCGACAGCAGCGAGAATACCTCCCTAGTCTGCCTGTCGCTCCGCCGCATCGTCGATCGCGCTCGCGCAATGTATGCGCCAATTGGCGAGCTGATCGATCTCCTCCCCTCCGCCGATGGCCATCACGCTTTCCTGACCCACCACCAGTGCGATTGGGCCTTCGATAGGCTCCTGGAATTCGATCTGTGTGGTAACCCCTTCCCGGTTCCTTCATCTAGCGAGGAATCTAGCTTCCACGGAATGCGCGGCTGCTTCTCGAACCTCAAGCAGCAGCTGGACCTCCGTCTTTTCAAGGCCCGACGGAAGCGCCGGCTGGCATACCGCGCCACCCGAGGGATCGGCGCCGGCTTGATCTTATTTACAGTTGGCCTCGCCGTCGCTGGGGCGGTTTTGGCTACTCACGCGATAGTCGTCATCATGGTCGGGCCGTCCATCGTTATCGGCGGATGTCTTCCTACAAGAGATCTGCGTGGAGGATCGAGGCCGCGGCAACGTGATTACATGGCCCAGCTCGACGCTGCCTCGCGTGGGGCGTACGTGCTTAACAACGACCTAGAGACTATCGAGCGCCTGGTGGCGAGATTGCACGCGAACGTGGAGAGTGACCGGGACCTGGTGCGGCTGGGTTTGGAGAGCGGGAGGGGGCAGCAACATCAAATCGAGGAGGTACTGCGTCAGTTCCGCAGAAATCATCCTAGCTTCCTCAACCAGCTCGAGGACCTCGAAGAACACATTTGCTGCTTCTTAGCCTCTATTAACAGTTCCAGATCGCTTCTCCTCAGGCAAATTCAACATCAGCCACCACCTCCTTGA